Proteins encoded together in one Prunus dulcis chromosome 3, ALMONDv2, whole genome shotgun sequence window:
- the LOC117620903 gene encoding receptor-like protein 50, whose translation MDKAMRFVSVFRFLSIATITTISLCNGNLGVPRKQNERQALLMFKQDLKDPSNRLLSWVGEGDFCNWTGVVCDNLTGHVRELHLGNYYSDEYLNYSLYQENFLGGKVTNTLPSMLVELHMSGCELNQIPVGVANMTRLKVVNLRWNIIWAIVNLDLSANQIEGKMPNSLGNLCKLTVLDLSRNYFNGSVSEILGSFVDDWLKNSQKQNCFRLADKLETN comes from the exons ATGGACAAAGCCATGAGATTTGTTTCAGTTTTCAGATTTCTAAGCATTGCAACCATTACTACCATTAGCTTATGCAATGGAAATTTGGGTGTGCCTCGTAAACAAAATGAGAGACAAGCACTTCTAATGTTCAAGCAAGATCTCAAGGATCCTTCAAATAGGCTTTTATCTTGGGTTGGTGAGGGAGATTTTTGCAATTGGACTGGAGTTGTTTGCGACAATTTAACCGGTCATGTCCGTGAGCTGCACCTTGGAAATTATTATTCAGATGAGTATCTGAATTACAGTTTGTATCAAGAAAACTTTTTGGGTGGCAAG GTGACAAACACACTCCCCTCTATGCTGGTAGAGTTGCATATGTCCGGTTGTGAACTCAATCAAATACCAGTTGGTGTTGCAAACATGACAAGGCTTAAAGTTGTTAATCTCAGGTGGAACATCATCTGGG CCATTGTCAATCTTGACTTGTCTGCTAATCAAATCGAAGGGAAAATGCCAAACTCGTTGGGAAATCTTTGTAAGTTGACGGTTCTTGATCTGTCAAGGAACTATTTCAATGGAAGCGTATCAGAAATATTGGGAAGCTTTGTTGATGATTGGctcaaaaatagtcaaaagcaAAACTGCTTTCGGCTAGCAGACAAATTGGAGACAAATTAA